TGCCCTGCACTTCCGCTTCCACCGGTACCCGCAATGACATCACCATGCCGAGAACCTTGAGGATCACCACGCTCGCCACGGCCACGAATACGATCGTCGCCACGACGGCGAGCAACTGAATAGCCGCCAGCGACGGATTGCCCGCCAGCAGGCCATCCGCTCCATTCGGGTTGACGTCCTTCGAAGCGAAGACTCCCGTCAGCACGGCGCCCATGATGCCGGCCACGCCATGACAGGCAAATACGTCGAGCGTGTCGTCGATCCGCGTCTTCGGACGGAAGTGCAGTGCAAAAAACGAACATGGCGCCGCCAGCGCACCGATCGCGAGTCCGGCCAGAGGAGACACGAAACCGGCGGCCGGTGTGATGGCCACCAATCCCACCACCACACCGGTGGCGCCGCCCACGGCCGTGGCGCGGCCGCCGCGCAGGATTTCCAGCGCGATCCAGGTGATCAGTCCGGCCGCGGCCGCGGCATGGGTGCTCATGAGCGCGTTGGCGGCAATGCCATCGGCCGCGAGCGCCGAGCCGGCATTAAACCCGAACCAGCCGAACCACAGCATGCCGGCGCCGAGCAGTGCAAACGGCACATTGTGCGGCACCGTGGGCACACGCCGGAAATCGCGGCGCGGACCGAGCACGAGCGCCAGCACGACGGCAGTGACACCGGCGCTGATGTGTACCACCGTGCCGCCCGCAAAATCGAGCGCACCCAGCGACCGGAGCCAGCCTCCGTCGCCCCAGACCCAGTGCGCCAGCGGGTCGTAGATGCAGGTGGTCCAGATCACCCCGAACACCAGATACGCCACGAAGCGCATGCGATCGATCACGGCGCCGGAGAAGAGCGCCACCGTGATGCCGGCGAACATGCCCTGGAAGGCCGTGAAGAGGAGCTGCGGCAGTGCGGCGGCGTAGGTGGGATTGGGGGCCGCCGAGACACCGCGCAGACCGATCCATTCGAGACCGCCGATCCAGTGGGAACCGGGGCCGAATGCGAGGCTGTACCCGCAGAGCACCCACTGCACGGTCACCAGCGCCAGCGCCGCGAGACTCATGAGCATGGTGTTGAGCGCGCTCTTGCTGCGCACGAGTCCCCCGTAGAAGAACGCGAGTCCGGGCACCATGAAGGCCACCAGTGCGGTGCTCACCAGCACCCAGGCCGTATCGCCGGCCGAGATGGCCGGCACGGCCTCCCACACCAGGGGCAGGAGCGGCAGTGTGGAGAGCGGCATCAGCGGGCCTCTCCCGGCGTCCGCATCTCGAGCTGCGTCTGCCGCATGACTTCATCGGCGTTGACGGCGGTCAATGCGTCGTTGTCGCGTTCCCCCGTGCGGATGCGCACGGTCCGTTCGAGCGGCATCACGAAGATCTTGCCGTCGCCCACGTCGCCCGTGCGGGCCCCCGCGCAGATGGCCTCGATGGTGCGCTCGACGAACTCCTCCGAGCAGGCCATCTCGATGCGGACCTTCTCGTGAAATTCCAGGACCACGGATTCCCCGCGGTATTGCTGGACGACGTCCCGCTCACCGCCGTGTCCGCTCACACGGGAGAGCGTCATGCCGGTCACGCCCACCTGGAACAGGGCGCGTTTGACATCGGCCAGCTTTTCGGGGCGTATGACGGCGACGATCAGTTTCACGGGACGTGGGGGTTGTGCGCCTAAAGACGCGCATGTGCGGCACAAAGCACTAAGCGTTTTGCATATTTTCATTCATTTATCGCAAAAACAAGACTAATTAGTGCAAAACGAGCAGATATTTACGCACACTTCCTTGAGAATATTAGTTCTGCGAACATATACCGAACAAACACGGGACGCCACTCCGTCAGGATTTCTCCGACTACCTCATGCGCCTGTCGTTTCCATATTAGTGGAGTATTACATACCTCATTACATCCGACACACCGCGCGCCATGCACAGCCCCGGTCCCACTCCCCGTCCGCCGCTCCGACCACTGCCCCAGGCGGGAGGGCCGGCCATGGCGCCCCCGCTGGCACTGCCGGCGCTGCACTTTGCCGCCACACTCGGCTGGCTCGCCGTCGCCGCCCCGGTGCTGCTCATCGTCGGGCCCCGACTGGTGCGGGGCCTGGTGTTCGATCCGCTGGTCATCGTCTTCGTCCACATCGTCATGCTCGGCGCGATGGGGTCGGCCATCTTCGGCACCCTGCTCCAGTTCGTACCGGGAGGGCTCGGCGTCCCGCTCCGCAGCTTCCGCCTCGGCTATTGGGGCTTCTGGCTGTTTCAGATCGGCGTGCTGGCGCTGGTGACCGGCTTCTGGTGGTGGCAGGGCGCTCTGCAGGGCATCGGCTGGCTGTTCATCTTCGCGGCGGTCGGTGCTCATTCGCGCAACACACTCCGGGCGCGACGACACAGCGTCAAC
The nucleotide sequence above comes from Gemmatimonas aurantiaca. Encoded proteins:
- a CDS encoding ammonium transporter — its product is MPLSTLPLLPLVWEAVPAISAGDTAWVLVSTALVAFMVPGLAFFYGGLVRSKSALNTMLMSLAALALVTVQWVLCGYSLAFGPGSHWIGGLEWIGLRGVSAAPNPTYAAALPQLLFTAFQGMFAGITVALFSGAVIDRMRFVAYLVFGVIWTTCIYDPLAHWVWGDGGWLRSLGALDFAGGTVVHISAGVTAVVLALVLGPRRDFRRVPTVPHNVPFALLGAGMLWFGWFGFNAGSALAADGIAANALMSTHAAAAAGLITWIALEILRGGRATAVGGATGVVVGLVAITPAAGFVSPLAGLAIGALAAPCSFFALHFRPKTRIDDTLDVFACHGVAGIMGAVLTGVFASKDVNPNGADGLLAGNPSLAAIQLLAVVATIVFVAVASVVILKVLGMVMSLRVPVEAEVQGIDIAEHGEEAYHGSDLSDLTGRRTALGDSVVITASDLARVPRTA
- a CDS encoding P-II family nitrogen regulator, coding for MKLIVAVIRPEKLADVKRALFQVGVTGMTLSRVSGHGGERDVVQQYRGESVVLEFHEKVRIEMACSEEFVERTIEAICAGARTGDVGDGKIFVMPLERTVRIRTGERDNDALTAVNADEVMRQTQLEMRTPGEAR